The following are encoded together in the Campylobacteraceae bacterium genome:
- a CDS encoding aldose 1-epimerase family protein, which produces MIYEISNNIYALKVDSLGAELISASYKKEEYLHQKEKVYWNRSSPVLFPIVGKLKNNNYKYNNKNYSLPIHGLARHKEFTFVKQDTNTLVFSLKEDSNSLKHYPFTFFLQITYTLKEDSFDINYEVSSNEDILFSLGAHPAFILKAGIDESYLEFEEKENLDLLCLNLDNGCISKTKKDYLNSKILKLEKNIFQKDALIFENIKSKKVSLKNTKNTKSVNISYEGFPFIGFWAPMNADFVCLEPWCGIADDDNTKYIFKDKKGIISLKKNKLFSRTVGISFT; this is translated from the coding sequence ATGATTTATGAAATAAGTAATAATATATATGCACTAAAAGTTGATTCTCTTGGGGCAGAACTTATTTCTGCTTCTTATAAGAAAGAAGAATATTTACACCAAAAAGAAAAAGTTTACTGGAACAGAAGCTCCCCTGTTTTATTTCCAATTGTTGGAAAATTAAAAAACAATAACTACAAATACAATAATAAAAACTATTCTTTACCTATTCACGGCCTTGCAAGACACAAAGAGTTTACTTTTGTAAAACAAGATACAAATACTTTGGTATTTTCTTTAAAAGAAGACAGTAATTCATTAAAACACTATCCTTTTACTTTTTTTTTACAAATCACTTATACATTAAAAGAAGACTCTTTTGATATTAACTATGAAGTATCTTCAAACGAAGATATTCTATTTTCTTTAGGCGCTCACCCTGCTTTTATTTTAAAAGCTGGAATTGATGAGTCTTATTTAGAATTTGAAGAAAAAGAAAATCTTGATTTATTGTGTTTAAATCTGGATAATGGTTGTATTTCTAAAACAAAAAAAGACTATTTAAATTCTAAGATACTTAAACTAGAAAAAAATATTTTCCAAAAAGATGCTCTCATTTTTGAAAATATAAAATCAAAAAAAGTATCTTTGAAAAACACCAAAAATACTAAAAGTGTTAATATAAGTTATGAAGGTTTCCCTTTTATTGGTTTTTGGGCTCCAATGAATGCTGATTTTGTTTGTTTAGAACCTTGGTGTGGTATTGCAGATGATGACAATACTAAGTATATATTTAAAGACAAAAAAGGTATTATTTCTTTAAAAAAGAATAAACTATTTTCAAGAACTGTAGGAATTTCTTTTACTTAA
- a CDS encoding dihydroxy-acid dehydratase family protein produces the protein MDKNRKLFKYRSQAWFDNQKDPGMTALYLERYLNYGLTRGELQGNRPIIGIAQTGSDLSPCNRHHIELASRLKDGIRDAGGIPIEFPTHPIQETGKRPTAGLDRNLSYLSMVETIYGYPLDGVIFTIGCDKTTPAALMAAGTLNIPSITFSVGPMLNGYHKGKLCGSGTAIWHARKEFAKGEIDYDEFMDIAAASAPSVGYCNTIGTATSMNCLSEVLGMSLAHSATIPAPYRERGQNAYETGKQIVSLVNKDIKPSDIMTKESFINAIVACTAIGASTNAPIHINAIAKSIGITITTDDWQEYGYKIPLLLNCQPAGKYLSEDFHRAGGLGAIMNELIKKDKIHLDTYTVNEKTTQENYQNSSILNEDVIKTYDQPLLENAGFLVMSGNLFDSAIMKTSVIDEKFLKDFIHDGKIEGKAVVFEGPEDYHDRINDESLNINKKSILFMRNCGPLGYPGSGEVINMLPPDKLVRQGILALPTLGDGRQSGTSASASILNATPESHAGGGLAILKTGDDILIDLNQREVQMLVSKEEILERKKNLVLPRLENETPWQEIYRDFVEGLADGACLKLQQPYTKILDKKWFARDSH, from the coding sequence ATGGATAAAAATAGAAAACTATTTAAGTACCGAAGTCAAGCTTGGTTTGATAATCAAAAAGACCCTGGAATGACTGCTTTATATTTGGAGCGCTATTTAAATTATGGATTAACAAGAGGTGAGCTTCAAGGAAACAGACCTATCATTGGAATAGCTCAAACGGGAAGTGATTTATCTCCTTGTAACAGACACCATATAGAATTAGCATCAAGATTAAAAGATGGAATAAGAGATGCTGGTGGTATTCCTATTGAGTTTCCTACCCATCCCATTCAAGAAACAGGGAAACGCCCAACAGCAGGATTGGATAGAAACTTATCTTATTTATCTATGGTAGAAACTATTTATGGTTATCCTCTTGATGGGGTAATTTTTACCATTGGTTGTGATAAAACAACACCTGCTGCGTTAATGGCAGCAGGGACTTTAAATATTCCTTCTATAACATTTTCTGTAGGCCCTATGTTAAATGGTTATCATAAAGGAAAACTTTGTGGTTCAGGAACTGCTATTTGGCATGCACGAAAAGAATTTGCAAAAGGTGAGATTGATTATGATGAGTTTATGGACATAGCAGCTGCTTCTGCTCCTAGTGTTGGCTATTGTAATACAATTGGAACAGCCACTTCTATGAATTGCCTTAGTGAAGTTTTAGGAATGTCTTTAGCACACAGTGCAACCATTCCAGCACCTTATAGAGAAAGAGGTCAAAATGCCTATGAAACAGGAAAACAAATTGTATCTTTGGTTAACAAAGACATAAAACCCTCTGATATTATGACAAAAGAGTCTTTTATTAATGCTATTGTTGCTTGTACTGCAATAGGCGCTTCTACAAATGCGCCTATTCATATTAATGCTATTGCTAAAAGTATTGGTATTACTATTACTACTGATGATTGGCAAGAATATGGTTATAAAATTCCACTCTTGTTAAACTGCCAACCCGCAGGGAAATATTTAAGTGAAGATTTTCATCGTGCAGGAGGTTTGGGTGCTATTATGAATGAGTTAATTAAAAAAGACAAAATTCATTTAGATACTTATACAGTAAATGAGAAAACAACCCAAGAAAATTACCAGAACTCCAGTATTTTAAATGAAGATGTCATAAAAACATATGATCAACCTCTTTTAGAAAATGCAGGTTTTTTAGTAATGAGTGGAAATTTATTTGACTCTGCTATTATGAAAACTTCAGTAATTGATGAGAAGTTTTTAAAAGATTTTATTCATGATGGAAAAATTGAAGGAAAAGCCGTTGTTTTTGAAGGCCCTGAAGATTATCATGACAGAATCAATGACGAGAGTTTAAATATAAATAAAAAATCAATTTTGTTTATGCGAAACTGTGGGCCTTTAGGTTATCCAGGTTCAGGAGAAGTTATTAATATGCTTCCACCTGATAAACTAGTAAGGCAAGGAATACTTGCTCTTCCAACGCTTGGGGATGGAAGACAAAGTGGAACAAGTGCTAGTGCATCTATTTTGAATGCAACACCAGAAAGCCATGCAGGTGGAGGTTTAGCTATATTAAAAACAGGCGATGATATTTTAATTGATTTAAATCAAAGAGAAGTACAAATGTTGGTTTCAAAAGAAGAGATTCTTGAGCGTAAAAAAAACCTAGTTCTTCCTCGATTAGAAAATGAAACACCTTGGCAAGAAATCTACAGAGATTTTGTAGAAGGATTAGCAGATGGAGCATGTTTGAAGTTACAGCAACCTTATACTAAAATACTTGATAAAAAATGGTTTGCAAGAGATTCACACTAA
- a CDS encoding SMP-30/gluconolactonase/LRE family protein, with the protein MHKLTFIPDSKCILGEGPLYKENENSLYWSDIKDKRIYKYDLNSKTVEHFQFQKTIASFVFTSENKLLATTNEGYEYLDLKTKEITSLINPEEELINNRFNDGKCDAKGRYFAGTMDNNEEKITGSLYCLDKNICVKKEKDLFISNGLGWNKNSSKFYLTDSPKRVIYVYDYDLETSTMSNKQIFVRIKDEDGYPDGLCLDEEDYIWSAHWAGSKITRYKADGSIDKIIELPVPNVTSCCFGGKDFKTLFITSAQKGLSKEELLAFPLSGSTFILETNVKGQKPNLYQH; encoded by the coding sequence ATGCATAAACTTACCTTTATTCCCGATTCTAAATGTATTTTAGGGGAAGGTCCTTTATACAAAGAAAATGAAAATTCTTTGTATTGGAGCGATATAAAAGATAAAAGAATATATAAATACGATTTAAATTCAAAAACAGTAGAACATTTTCAATTTCAAAAAACAATTGCTTCTTTTGTTTTTACAAGTGAGAATAAATTACTCGCAACTACTAATGAAGGTTATGAGTATTTAGATTTAAAAACAAAAGAAATCACTTCCTTAATTAATCCTGAAGAGGAGTTAATTAATAACCGTTTTAATGATGGAAAATGCGATGCAAAAGGCAGATATTTTGCAGGAACGATGGACAATAATGAAGAAAAAATTACTGGTTCTTTATATTGTTTAGATAAAAACATTTGTGTAAAAAAAGAAAAAGATTTGTTTATTTCTAATGGTTTGGGTTGGAATAAAAACTCAAGTAAGTTTTATTTAACAGACAGTCCAAAAAGAGTTATTTATGTTTATGATTATGATTTGGAAACATCTACTATGAGCAATAAACAAATCTTTGTTCGTATAAAAGATGAAGATGGTTATCCTGATGGTTTATGCCTTGATGAAGAAGATTATATTTGGTCAGCTCATTGGGCAGGATCAAAAATTACACGATATAAAGCCGATGGTTCAATTGATAAAATAATTGAACTTCCTGTTCCCAATGTAACTTCTTGTTGTTTTGGAGGAAAAGATTTTAAAACACTTTTTATTACAAGTGCACAAAAAGGTCTAAGTAAAGAAGAATTACTTGCTTTCCCTTTAAGTGGGAGTACCTTTATATTAGAAACAAATGTAAAAGGTCAAAAGCCTAATTTATATCAACATTAA
- a CDS encoding SDR family NAD(P)-dependent oxidoreductase, whose amino-acid sequence MNLNNKVVIVTGGTSGIGLEIVKEALNKGAKVMIHSSHNSKDKAIALCKELGENTSYVCADLSKAIELQPIVDKTIEVFGRIDSLVNNAGVFPRNTILDINYEDYDYIMNVNYKAPLFLCQAVIKHFMEHKIKGSIVNMGSINSYCGQDNLLVYSSSKGALMTMTRNLADYLGSYEIRVNQINVGWTHTDKENETQLGEGNSKDWYKNINKAFAPRGTILAPQEIAKHAIFWLSDYSIPANGSIYEVEQYPVIGRNKINA is encoded by the coding sequence ATGAACTTAAATAATAAAGTAGTTATTGTTACAGGTGGAACCTCTGGTATTGGTTTAGAAATCGTTAAAGAAGCTCTTAACAAAGGGGCTAAAGTAATGATACATTCTTCTCATAATTCAAAAGATAAAGCCATAGCTTTATGTAAAGAATTAGGAGAGAATACCTCTTATGTGTGCGCAGATTTATCAAAAGCAATTGAACTTCAGCCCATTGTAGATAAAACTATTGAGGTATTTGGAAGAATTGATTCTTTGGTAAATAATGCAGGAGTTTTTCCTAGAAATACTATTTTAGATATCAATTATGAAGATTATGATTATATTATGAATGTAAACTATAAAGCCCCCTTATTTTTATGTCAAGCTGTCATCAAACATTTTATGGAACATAAAATAAAAGGCTCAATTGTAAATATGGGTTCTATTAACTCTTATTGTGGGCAAGATAATCTTCTTGTTTATTCCTCTTCTAAGGGTGCATTAATGACAATGACACGAAATTTAGCTGATTATTTAGGTTCATATGAAATCAGAGTCAATCAAATAAATGTAGGTTGGACCCATACAGATAAAGAGAATGAAACACAATTAGGAGAAGGAAATTCTAAAGATTGGTATAAAAATATTAATAAAGCTTTTGCACCAAGGGGGACTATTTTAGCACCACAAGAAATTGCAAAACATGCTATTTTTTGGTTAAGTGATTACTCAATTCCTGCAAATGGTTCTATTTATGAAGTAGAACAATACCCAGTAATTGGAAGAAACAAGATAAATGCATAA